Part of the Brassica oleracea var. oleracea cultivar TO1000 chromosome C8, BOL, whole genome shotgun sequence genome is shown below.
ATTTTGGGATTGACGATGATTATAGCGAGCTAGTGAGAGCTGCTTCGGTTAGGAGCTTTGGGCACAAGAATGAGATCGACATGTTTTTACACGAGAAGTTGCAACAAGAGAAGCTGAGGCAAAGAGGCTTGCCGAAGAGCTCGAGCGTGGGGATGGCGAAGATAGAGGAAGAGGATGAAGCAGAGGAAGGATCTGTGAATCCCAAGATGGCAAAGAAAGTTTCTGATCTCAAGTATCCTCGTAGCAAATCATATGCTGTTACTGGTAGCCCTAAATTTTAGTTTTATATTCCCTCTGTTTCTTGAAGATAAGACTTTTTAGAAAAAAATTTGTTTCACAATATGGAAAAATTGTAAACTTCAAAAAATTAGTTGACTTTGAAAATTATTGAAAATTAAAAATTATAGAAAACGATAAATTTATTATTTATTATGGTAGTTTAATGTTTTTTTAATATGTGTGAAAATATTAAAAAGTTTATCTTTGTGAAACGGAATAAATATTTAATTTTTTGATTTTTAGTATTTTGTGGATTGATACTACTTTTTTTAGCTCGATGTTGTGCAACAAGAAATGATATAAGTCGATAAACTACTCTCTCTTCAAATCCAAGTTTGGTAGATGTTAGAAGCTTAACGTAAATACGACTTCTGTTTTCAATGATTTTGCATTTTCATGTTAAGTTTTGAAGTTTAAAATGTGTTTCGCGTATTGTTTGGGAGAAAAAAAGGAAGAAGTAGCATGCATTATGTCATTGATTACACGTGAAGACAATAATTTTAAAAAAATAAAATAATGTGCACTAGTTCGACCGGGGTGTTAGTTTTACTAATTTTCTGACCATTGTTATTAATGGTTCACACATTCAAATTTCGGAACGTGTGGAAACTTTCAACTGGAAATATACAGTTCTCGTGCCCTAAATTCAGCTAACTTCGTGAATATACAAACTTCCAATAGAATTTTTGAAAGATTTGACAAACTAGTTTGTTTATACGTAACTCAATTAATCATGTGATTAATAGTGTTTTTGTTGTGTTATGTATGCTGATTATTACAGCATGGAAAGCTTTGTGCTTACTGCTTACCACTAAATCACGGAAAAGCGTATGTATGAATCATCGAATTCTGTTATAAATTTTCATTCGTGTTTTGGATTAATATATTATTGTGTTTTGTCCGACTGCCATCATAATCTGCTTTACCTAATCAAATATCATATTCATATATA
Proteins encoded:
- the LOC106309463 gene encoding uncharacterized protein LOC106309463 gives rise to the protein MRNKGQKQNKFLRIISAPLRALGKARDFYMRSITGCSARTHYSSAASVSTPFPRSRSSSSAAFSSSASTRRTTDFGIDDDYSELVRAASVRSFGHKNEIDMFLHEKLQQEKLRQRGLPKSSSVGMAKIEEEDEAEEGSVNPKMAKKVSDLKYPRSKSYAVTGSPKF